In one Dermacentor variabilis isolate Ectoservices chromosome 4, ASM5094787v1, whole genome shotgun sequence genomic region, the following are encoded:
- the LOC142577657 gene encoding uncharacterized protein LOC142577657: MTAADLQYYTGISQDILKKLTLCMQRTPLRTSQFHTERQLLLTLMRLRLGLLYIYLASILCIAPSFVCNIFKNVLKSLKDIMKYVVIWLPRSRIQSTMTSAFIENGFQTTTCMFDCTEVALERPTKQKPLAQTYSSYKAHNAVKFLVVIALNGLIMCISRAFGGRASDKFIVKQSGVEEYLVPADGIMAERGFTLDPYLEAQGIKLSGTAFTKVNEFIRLRRRRKIPPPKGTISHPNPCVPMLAHTNVARVHSIKQYQQDDIKDG; the protein is encoded by the exons ATGACTGCAGCCGACCTACAATATTACACAGGTATATCACAAGACATACTTAAGAAGCTAACATTGTGCATGCAGAGGACACCTTTGCGGACTTCACAATTTCACACAGAACGCCAGCTTCTTCTTACACTGATGCGCTTGAGGCTTGGCCTTCTTTACATATACCTAGCCTCGATATTGTGTATTGCACCATCCTTTGTGTGCAATATATTCAAGAATGTCCTCAAATCACTTAAAGATATCATGAAATATGTTGTAATCTGGCTCCCGAGATCTCGTATTCAGAGCACTATGACAAGTGCATTCATAGAAAATGGTTTTCAGACCACTACATGTATGTTCGACTGCACAGAGGTTGCACTTGAAAGGCCAACCAAACAAAAGCCACTAGCCCAAACTTATAGTTCATACAAAGCTCATAATGCTGTAAAGTTTCTTGTGGTAATTGCCCTCAATGGCCTTATTATGTGCATTTCTCGTGCATTTGGTGGCCGCGCTTCGGACAAATTCATTGTCAAACAGAGTGGCGTCGAGGAATACCTTGTTCCTGCGGATGGGATAATGGCCGAAAGGGGCTTCACTCTGGACCCCTACTTGGAAGCTCAGGGAATCAAATTGAGCGGCACAGCATTCACCAAAG ttaacgAATTCATCAGGCTGCGCAGGAGAAGAAAGATACCTCCACCCAAGGGCAccatttcacatccaaatccatgcGTGCCCATGCTcgcacacacaaatgttgcacgGGTGCATAGCAtaaagcagtatcaacaggatgacattAAGGATGGATGA